One Zingiber officinale cultivar Zhangliang chromosome 10B, Zo_v1.1, whole genome shotgun sequence genomic window, AGTGAAGAGAAGAGAGTGAATGGGACATAATGCTAAGTCAAGAAGGTAGTAGAAGGCAGTAGAAATGCAGAGGAAAGACAAGAGAAAACAATAAGTGAAGCAATTCTAGGATGTCAATTTCACCACTTTATTAGTAAACACTTGATCTTTGTTTGAATTTCTATTCTTAATGGTAATTAGTGTAAGTACACTAACTCAGGGTATCCGATATAAAATTTTGGAACTACATTGACATATTAATTTCAATTATCACCTACTTTCGGAACAATCTAAATTAGATATCACTTACTAAGGAGACCCTATCACAAGATCCCATAATCCCCTAATTGACCACTCTCCTACTATATGATAATAAATTAGGATTAATCCATTAGGTTATATGCCAACTTAGGGATCCtcatgacatattgatctactctCATAGCTAACCTCCATATCTCAGCCATCTACATGTTAGAGGATTGGGTTCTCCTCTCGGTCTATTCCAAAATTCCCATGGGATACAAATATCGTACCTCTCGACATCGACATCGTGTTTGCATAGTAGATTCAAACCGCTaatcaaaaaattatataaataaaaggatCAAACATATGCATAGATCAAACAAAATAGTATTTACATCACAAATGACTAATCCCTAGTCCTAGAATCAAGAGTTTACCCCATAAAGAAGGGGTTACATCTACAAAATATGTTCAAattgattacaatttgaattaatttcataaattcaaagaaagaagagaaaagcTTAGGCTTTATGTTATGAATCCTCCTCCAAGCAGCTCTCGATCTTCCTGCCTCATGCAAAGGGCATTGGATTTGGGCTAGAAGACCTCATGAAGCTTCCTTGGGGTCTTTAGATGACGTCAGGTCGAGATCCCCAATCAAAGAGGTGGGATCGACTTAAATAGGCCAAGGATTAATTGCCTAACATTGGCCATGTCGAGCGAAATAGGTATGGCGACTTCAAAACAAGGGTGGCCATGGGCCATGCTCAACAGCATGGGTGCCCGTGGCTAGTTTGGTTGCTTGAGCATGGGCCATGACGGTTGGCAAGGGTACCCGTGGTAGGGTAATCGAATGAAACATGACCCGTGACACCGGGCATGAATTCTCCTAATATGGTCGTCAAATTGGGCACAACCCATGCCAGCTAGCACGTGCACCCGTATCCATTTGAGGAGCTTTTGATCTTGGTCTTCAACTTCTGATTTTGCTTCTTTTCGTGCCCTATCATAAAAATATAGAGAGTAGTATTTTGAAATAGGAAAATATcgaaacaaaacataaatatataataTTGTGAGATGTATACATGCAAAATAGGTCAAAAAGTGTGTCAAATTGTATCAAAAATCCTATATAAAATACGAACATCAGTTAGCAACAGAGCCAACTCGCCAGTGATTCATTCATCGACGTTTGGGGATAGGATTAAATGAGTTTCAACCAATATCCATTAATGGATCTAGAGATCTCTGATTAAACTCATTCCAACTCCTATGAATTTCTATAGTGTTTTGGAGTCCAAATATATCCttctttactattttttttttaaattaacaacATAACAGTGATGGTGTTTAAGTTGTGGTACTAGTTTTTAAAAACTAACATCACAACGATACTAATATATTAAGTTGTATTGTTGGCTTTTAAAAAACCAACACCATAACAATGTTAGTATTTAAAAATCAACATCACAGTGATGTTGATATTTAAGCTTCAAtaccaattttaaaaaaatcaatattaaagtattttttatttcattatttATTAGTAAACTCAATTctagcattttttttttatttttttattcttttataattagatattaaaaaatagactttttttattaatcttcttttatattttaaaacttttattaagttttagattaaaaataaaatttaaaataaataaatttaaaggattatctattaaaattaaaattaaattaaatttaagaagaaagagaagagaggaacgaTATTGTATGCAAAGGAGAGacaaaaataaaagagagaaaaaataagtATTTTGGTGCATTCTCAAATCTTGGTGCATATTTTGGGCAATTCCAAATCTTGGATGTGTCCTTTAGGAAATTATTATATtatctgtttagaaaaaaaaatagttgaaCTTCTTTATTATGAAATTTAGTTAATACTTTTGATGACAACACTATAAGATGTATAATATTTAACTGATTATTCAGAATATTTgttttatattattatattatatattttaaaatttatatgttATTTGATATTGTACatattttatttgataaaaatatttcactaataaaaaataattgtattttattatttgaagaagtctattttttaaaacaattatctttagtttttaaaaaaaatatcatgtgAGCAAAACGAATTGCTTCTTTGCCATACTAGAAGGAAAGTTTTTGAGGTAAAATGATAATTCCTAGTCGATTGGTGGCATATTTATTAAGATGATCCTGTATTTACCTTCCTTAagttatattaaaaaaaactatgtaatttttaaaattttataactaATTTAATGCATTATTAATTTGATATCTTATGTAATGTTTTTAATtagttaatatttaaatttatttgatagttagagaagaaaattattttaatctaatAACTAATGTATTGATATTTTGTTatttagaaaatctataaaaatgtTATATAAAATGTACTATAAGAATGTAACATAATGCATCAAACTAAGTAAGatttattataaattaaaattacacaaaattaatgctaaatttattaaaatattattttattaaatcaagtattgtttttaaaaatatatttcataattttaatcTGGACTATACTTCTAATCAATTAGATAAAGTATTATAAATGACTTTTACAattttattattatctttttaaTTTTCACATTTTTAGAAAATGATAACCCTGAATTAAATAATAGGGTCGCAGAGGCaatcttaaaaaaaaagttaaagtgCAATTTGAtgtattaattaatataatttaataaataagtgATATCTTATCACTCTCGGTCCCTGGCCGTGTGTCTTCCTCTTCGTCGGACATTACAAACCCTCAACCTCTGAGAACAAAAGGCCGAAGAGAGGGCGATAAATGACGATTCCCTTCGCCCACACATCCCTTCCAAATCCCCTCAATCTCTATCCTCCAACTCTCAATTCCTCGCCTTCTCTTCGTCTTTTGTTTCCATCTCCACGCCGCTCCGCTCTCACCTCCAAATCCCTCCTATTTCCCTTCTCCCGGTTCCCATTTAACAAAGTTCACACCCTCACAAAGGCCTCATCTTCCACTGTCTCCGAGATCAACGACTTCAGTGACATCCTAGACGACCTTGGCAGAGACGGTGAAGCGGATGACGACCTCGCTGGGTCGCCGTGGGAGGGAGCCGTAGTATACCGCCGGGACGCCTCCGTCTCCCACGTCGAGTACTGCACCACCCTTGAGCGTCTGGGACTCGGGAAGCTCTCCAGTGAAGTGTCCCAGTCACGGGTTGCGGCTATGGGGATCCGGCTTCCGACGAGGAGACCTAAAAATTCCACCTTTGGCGATGAAGGGACGCCTGTGCTTGTCTCGCTCGACATCACCAAAATGAAGCGCCGGCTGAGGCTCGATGGGATCGTGCGGACCGTTATTACGCTCGGCTGCAATAGGTGCAACCTTCTTTCTTATCCCAGAATATATCAATTTGTGCTTTCAGAGCTAATAGAAACAGTATCAAGCAATTGGTTACGATCTATTTGTTATAAATTGGCTGTTACCCTGGATTATTTCTCAGAATATGGTCAGCCCTTTTCTCAATCCATGTATATGAGATAAGTTGAAGAATGCACCATCACCAGTTGTTTCTTCTCTTGGTCAATCTTCGTTCTTGAAACCTACCCTTGTTTGTAAATGAGGCTTTGAAAGGCTCATTCGTCCAGACTGTAAATTAGTTTTCATCCTTGGACTTTATCTTATTGCTATACTAGTTAAACAATTGACTGGAAGGTGCATGAGGTATAGGGAATCAAATAAACGCTAAAAATATTGATGCTTATGAGGGTCGACTCTACCTTATATAAGATCAGGTCTCTTCGCCACGTTCTCCCAGTGCCCCCTTCATTTCTCATGATCGTGGCTGCGTTTCCGGAAATAAATGCCCATTCCCATTTATTTCAGAGCAAACAACAACCACGTTTTCTGCCTTTCTCGTGACACTAACAACCTTATCCATGTCCTCCTAGAATAACGGTCTGTTGCTTAAATTCTTGATAGCTGGGGCCGTTTCAATTTAGTCTGGAGGCCGATGGGAGGCGAGAGGTGGGAGCCGGTGACCGACGGCCGACGGGAGGCGGGAGCCGGCGACCGTCGACCGACGGCCGACGACCAACGGGAGGTGGGAGCTTGGAGCTGGGAGTTTGGATTTGACTACCATTATGACAAGACTCCTTGTTTCTCACAATCGTGACCACATTCCCCAAAATAATGCCCATTATAGCCCATTTATGTTGGAATAAATAGCCACATTTTTTGCCTTTTTCACGATAACGGTAGCCTTATCCATGTTCTCCTAGAATAATGGTTCGTTGCTTAAATTCTTGATAGCTAGGGTTGTTTCAGTTTAGCCCAGAGCCCGGAGCTCAAATCCTGGATCCCAGATCTTGGAGTCGGGAGTCTAGAACCGGGAGTCTGGATTTAATTACTATTATAGCAAAACTTTTGACCTGTTTAGTCATGGGGCCTTGGTTGATTATCCCTGTATCACTAATTTCctccttaagtctagtcgaacgaGGTGAAAGTTCGACTGATTATACTAAAGTGAGATTACAAGATATCTCTTTCATTATTGATTCTTCTGAGGGGCACATCCTTCAACAAGTTCTACTCTTTAATTGCCGTTGCGTCCATTAAACGTGGGATAtgctttattagcattgattttTGAGTTGGGGAGGCACGATTGCCTCCGAGGTTATATCACATTAAAGTGATGTGACCGTTTAGCAGGGAAGATTGACCGCCTATCTCAGCGTAATGATTATTATGAATTGTCATAATCTGTGTTCGATTGTATGGTAGGCGATCCTCTATTGCTCCCCAGATGATCCAGATCCAAGAGTCCTGATTAAACGCCCCATTATATAAATAAGATTGTGAGGGTTATTGTCATTCTATGTAGCCTTGTTTTGCGTGTACACCGATCTTCTTCGTCTTTGCTTCGGGTCCCTTGTGTTTCCGCCCCTAATTAAGTTCCTCACCTCTTCGTTGTTGATCATTCCGGCCTATCTTTGGCCTCCCCTCTTTTTGTCCGCACTAGGACCTTAGTATTGATCTTGTGATGGCTGTAAGGTCCTCCTCTTCATCTACTATTTGATACCGATCGGTAGAATCTAGTTTCAATAATGCCTTGTTAGTTCACATAAGGGCCACCTATGGAATTTCAGCCAACCATGTCCTAATACTCCCCAATGGTAACGACCGTCTTAATCGTCCACCCTAGGATGTGTAACCTTCTTTTGAAGTCATCTGATAAGTGGGCTACGTTTGTCCCCATTCATGCTTTGTTCACCGAAGTATCACAATATTTCCGCATTCCTTTGTCCTAGTTGCGACCCAATTCCTTCCGTATCTTAACTGGAGTAGTTATCTTGTTTCGCCTATATCGAATTCCTTTATTTGCTCAACTACTCCATTGCTTCTTTTATCCCAAGAAAATAGATGATGTAGTATTCTTCTTTCCATCTCGAGTTGGTTATGGCCTCCGTAAAGGCTTTCCCTCATCACATCATGGGTGGAAACCACGGTTCTTTTTCATCCAACCTCTGAACCCTATCAGTCGACACCCCCCTCCGTAAAGGATAATCACCTGGTATGGGGCTATTTTCATGCGTTCGAGCAACTGCAGGATTTGAAGTTAGACAACACTTTCTTGCTGGAGGAGGGGTTGCTTCACATGTTTAGGCTGAGCCTTATGTCCGTTCCCCTTCAATTATCTTTTGGTAAACTCTTTTTTCCTCTTTTCTGAACTTTAATTTATAACTGGAAGCTTATCTTTGTTTCTGTAGCCATCACCATGTTGAAAGCCTTTTAGGGTCAGGTGATGAGGTGGAGGCTCTTGTCTAGGGCCGAAACCCCTGAGGAAGCTGCACTCGTCTCCACGCCAACTTTGGTAGAGGCGACTCCTCAAGTGCCAGTAGGCGTTGAATAGGCACCTCCAAAAGGGGGTTTACTAGCATTAACACCTATCTTGGTAGAGGCGACTCCAACCCCCATAGACATTGAACGGGTACTCTCAGAAGCTTTCGGGAATCCTTTGTGCATAACCAGGAAAAGACGTTGCTCACCGAGGACCGCTCACATACCTTCTCCATCCCTGGTTAGAgactccctctcctctcttcattCACAAAATTCTCAAGCGAGAATTGGGTCCCCTAGTGGCCCTTCTTTGTTTCCCCTTTAGTCGCCAGCCCCCTTCATTGAGGCCCGATATCTGGTTGAGGCAACCCTTCACATCCATGAGGTTCTGCCCCTATTGAGGCAGCTGAGGCAACGACCCCAACTTCCTCCCGTTAGCCTCGAGATCTAGGGGCCAGCTCATCGCGACCTCCCCTAGACCAGAGCGGCTCGAAGACTGGAGACACTAGAAGATATCTAGTTGGAATTGATTTTTGCTTGTCTTGTGGCTAGGTGGTGGGTGGATGGTGAAGCAACAGTAGCGGGATTCTCCTCAATCTCTTGAATACTAGTGCCGACCACATATCCTGACTAGTTATTTTCAATCAACGACTTCCAGAGTTGTGGCAAGGTCGCTAGGAAATGTAGGCTCGTATAGAGGAGTTGGAGGCTCAACTGGCTACCTCCAAAAAGCTTCTTTGTTGCAAGGAAGGCTCGTCCGTTTGAAGGAACTGGAGGAGAACTGCACCTCAACATTATCTAAACTCTGTTAGCTTAGAACAGTTACAGCTAATGACAAGGCAGAGAGCATTCAAGCCAAGCATGAGGCCGATTGCGAGTGCAAATTGATTCCTTGAAGCTCAAGTTAAGGAGTCAGAGTCGAGGAAGAAGAGACAACAAAAGGAGATAAGAAAGCTGATAGTCATAGTACCGAAAGAGTAAGCCAAACTTGGGGTGGCCGCAGCGAAGGTCAAAGCTGCCAAGGATGAACTAGAACTTGCCAAAACAACCTTAGCTTTTAGGAGGTGGAGTTAGCGGCTACTCAGGAGGAGGCTAAATCTAACAAAATTTTGATTGAGGATCGACTACGTGAATTGGAATCCGCTTACAACGCGGTAGAGGCTACTCTCTCGGGATGAGAACGAACTTCAGGTGATGTGAGTccagaagaggcattgaagggaattgggagacccatgacgagatccaagactaagagaatgaagcaagctttggaagacttaataatggggctcaaggaaaaggaggatcaatgcacaatggaggcaacaactaaatggatcacattccttcaatttgaaagtgaaattggaccaacatgaggaccattttcataTGCATTTTTGGGGggatttttctaaagtgacttttgatgtcctttgtgggtttttaatgcatttttgagagttcctaagctagtataataaataccatgtatgcatggttgcattaagctagtattagggattagtagttgcattagtggataaaaataccatgcatgcaagcatgatatttattgcataattagtgcatagtggatcttaagggatgttaaataggagaactcttgtatggaaaaggaagtaagtttgaatgaaaattttagtttctctttggtgagagtttccttctagttcttaggcaaagaactaattccgatcttatcaaggcaacttgtggcgatcaaaccccatgacttatcactcaccttctcatcttgcttgagtgtggcgtcaatacccttccccaagctgaatttcaaggcgatccatttacaaggttgcttatcatttggtatcagagctttgacaccttgattttcaggtttgtgtcttgttttcatctttgttcttgtccatctttgttgatctctccGTCCCTATCTATCGTAAATTTCTATTcactatttgggtcctcaactcaaaaaaaaaaaaaaaaaaaaaaatttagaaaaaaaagaggaatcattagtcattggtttctgattaaaaaaaaaagaggatttgtgaattgaaaggactcaatattcttttttgtgaaatctgaattcaaagatatATTCCTTTTATTGCTCTTGATCATTGTTGAATTTCTcgttttatccgtttatttctcttgttctactcatatttctcttgttggtttcttattcacttggttgtctacttgttgtcttgagaaagatattgataaggttctttccttaagagcttataaaggaagctgagtggataaatttgagtgtaaccacgtgagtagagtggtgaggtccgtctaacatttcttttgtaattttccttgtcatcttcttttTTTTGCAAGCATGAGTAGGGAAAAATCACCCCattcccctaggcgagatcttaatagacttcaaatggaggcacttactcaacaatttgagagaatGCTTCATAGACAACTTGTAGAAATACATGAAAGGATGaaccgacttgaaggagaaaaagtttccaATCGTGagggcaattctaatcatgaagaatctcgtcaaagtgacccattctatgattcaccaagagaaagaaggaggcatgaagggggaagaagacgtgaaagaggaggtagagaccatagacgagaagatgatctaggaggtgtgaaagtccatataccttccttccaagggaggaatgaccccaaaacatatcttgagtgggagatgaaaatagagcaaatcttctcatgccacaattacaatgatgcaaagaaagtaaaggtggctgcccttgagttcaccgattatgtcttaatttggtgggatcaattgcaaaaggagagaagaaggtatggagagcatcctatcaacacttgggacgaaatgaagactttgatgagaaggagatttgtgccttcccactaccatagggaattgtacaacaaattgcaaagactcacccaaaggagtaggagtgtggatgattactacaaggagatggaggtggctttgattagagccaatattgtggaggatagggaagcttccatggctcggtttctccatggcctaaaccgagatattggagacattgtggagttatAACATTATGTGGAGTTTGAtgacttagtgcatcaagcaatgaaagtagagcaacaattaaagaaaaagggcgttatgaagaaatcatcttctccaaactactcttcaagttggaaggacaagccaaagaaggagggttcttcttcaaattctaaggaggcagcAAGCACTAAGAAGTCTATTCCTACTagttcttcttccacttctaagagtagggatatcaagtgttttaggtaTTTGGGAAAatgtcatattgcatccgaatgcccgaataagaagactatggtggtgagagataatgggagtatctctagtgaagaaattacttctcattcctcttcctcaagcgatgaggaaaatgatggagtAGCCTATGCacaagatggagatctcttggtggttaggagattattgggaagccaagccaaggagcatgaggaccaaagagaaaatatttttcatacccgtTGCCTTATTCAAGAtaagacatgctctatgatcattgatggtggaagttgtaccaatgtggcaagcactaggttggtcaccaaactcaaccttaagactacaccacatgcaagaccatataaacttcaatggctaagtaatagtggtgaattggtagtgaaccagcatgtgttgattaatttctccattgacaaatatgaagatcaagttctatgtgatattgtgtctatggaggcaagccacattcttcttggaagaccttggcagtttgataggcgagctcaccatgatggattctccaacaggttctcttttgtccacaattcttgcaaagtcacacttgtaccattatcacctagagaggtttgtgaggatcaaataaaaatgagagagaaaagagaaaaagaggagcgagagcttaagaaaaagaaagagtgtgtgaaaaagaaaatacttgattttgaggacaaaattcaaaagaaaagagagaatgaggaaaagaaagagagaaaaatagaaaatttgtttacaagaggaagtgaggcgaagaaagcttatttgacaaggcaacctatatttcttcttttgtgcaaggaaacttgcatggaatctaatactaactccttgcctagtgatgttgttgttattttgcaggattttgaggatgtgtttcccaagAAAGTACCTCAAGGTTTGCCTCCAATGAGGGGGATTGAACgccaaatagaccttattcctggcgcttctttgtccaataggccagcttataggagcaaccctcgagaaacaaaggagatacaaaatcaagtggaggagttattgcaaaaaggatgggttagagaaagtttaagtccttgtgctgtacccgtaattttggtgcctaaaaaggatggatcatggaggatgtgcaccgactgtagagccatcaacaacatcacaattcggtatagacatcctatccctagacttgatgatttgcttgatgaattgtatggtgcttgcttcttttctaaaattgatttgaaaagtgggtaccatcaaattaggataagggaaggggatgaatggaaaatagctttcaaaaccaaatatggattgtatgaatggttggtaatgtcttttgggttaactaatgcaccaagtacttttatgaggcttatgaaccatgtcttacgagaatttcttggaaaatttgtggtagtatactttgatgatattttggtatattccaagagttttgttgagcatattgcacatctccaatctgtcttgcatgtccttagaaaggaaaaactatatgttaacttggaaaagtgttctttttgcactaatcataTGGTTTTTCTtgttttgtcataagttctaaaggagtgtaggttgatgaagggaaagttaaggccattagagattggccaactcctaaaactgtgagtgaggttaggagcttccatgggttggcaagtttctataggaggtttgtgaaggatttcagcacagtggcaacacccctaaatgaaattgttaagaaaaacatgggttttagatggggagagaatcaagaaaatgcatttcaaacacGTAAGGATAAATTCACACATGCACtcattcttgctttacctgatttttccaaatcatttgaaattgaatgtgatgcatctcatgtgggtattggggttgttttacttcaagatggtcatcccattgcatattttagtgagaaactaagtggcgccactctcaactattccacttatgatatagaattgtatgcacttgttagagcattgcaaacatggcagcattatcttttACCTAAAGAATTTGTCATTTATAGTGATCATaaatctttgaagtatttgaaagggcaagggaagctcaacaaaa contains:
- the LOC122029823 gene encoding large ribosomal RNA subunit accumulation protein YCED homolog 1, chloroplastic-like, which encodes MTIPFAHTSLPNPLNLYPPTLNSSPSLRLLFPSPRRSALTSKSLLFPFSRFPFNKVHTLTKASSSTVSEINDFSDILDDLGRDGEADDDLAGSPWEGAVVYRRDASVSHVEYCTTLERLGLGKLSSEVSQSRVAAMGIRLPTRRPKNSTFGDEGTPVLVSLDITKMKRRLRLDGIVRTVITLGCNRCAEPAAECVFSNLNLLLTEDPLEEPDVIDMGTTFGEDRHKGSFERGKEDNDEEIDLDDQLYFPAQEKEIDISKHIRDIIHIEISLNGLCDTNCKGVCLRCGTNLNRSCCNCTKDTVKGVPKEYGPLKNLRKQMQKT